A genomic segment from Lates calcarifer isolate ASB-BC8 linkage group LG13, TLL_Latcal_v3, whole genome shotgun sequence encodes:
- the si:ch211-225b11.4 gene encoding thyroid adenoma-associated protein homolog isoform X2: MLSFEELMTSLQDCVITEHQAAENVIQTLRLFCEKLSESSRTGVKRCKERCLEEAAQLLRQIPEAQLGGLEESHLLLLVRLLMSVQLQVVNISTACRKVDQMLQHLAKVDHLLVYRETHECLHSMVHAEQILSFEDLQRACMFLEDSTAGREVLRGSYLSLLKKVSELFPVVLQQESLRDGPMCYAAVKVCLQTFQLLSGEVAPLVWDKERGDPTVQKILQALMDITLGQCCNRDTRLLAGTAVAMLINTASESRAGGAAAWSLLHVSDSEPWPLTVGALQVQCAPAGKDGVGRLAVSRGLLTCCRPHILLSSHADTTETCLLLKGLFPLVFALCEAKLDCHYFAFEVLTLWLKKVKECLADIWKMTGVRLLPDDSSLQQQLIHIIWTNAESPVEGVSEFARSAFCLLLDLYEMDCEQFCDTKKTLYFTLLQRIIKLPWESKAKYHRLCALLPYLGTGTVLDQYAEIPSHLLKCLSTNHLSPCGSELYKCLIQQQRRELSTGLQKSDSHSELDLADQWAKRWRPVLHKALTSDVTLLQNNSATHLLPCTFQVFPSSVDHLLASLDPYAPGHLHAWACIASSYRATTGGSPWALRGGSTLETLQLALGSADDKVRLAALNLLCCSPKTKDTPTTEEMSIMKLFIPQNLNCESSPFRQHFQAGVKRFLVRIRDGCLAQVRGQKGKKKGDMTDSERAQELLEQGIGFVEWLGQLPYSYLAPGHNYQRKKTALLLLSAVLETCTDTWNPDKKKGQPPANMGSLIKCATQRGQWDFFCRSKQLVLISCLEDSTNEIRELAAGLLLRFFPPSFPGDIAAVLLTRTKQLLRSPRVQEAQMGALMMKVLLQKSQDQPEDCRLNSDITVSGGSDPKASCMVRFLVKELEEHYLTAKTDMMLAARAKPIHGVVSALQKCMLEAGSSVYDTLDHSLTVEVLGLLESISVLLLGVLYGGQDACATEEDAPPSFCDMGNAISSLIAQTSGGGQADGEECVLLSEEHSLVLTCCWVSLKEIGIFLGSLVERILSESKPSKCLLGKEDLKRASKVFKNILLKCRHWGAVEGCCVGFTKFCASLLSSNDPELRDIPAHMLKQGLQVVQCPRSTSVTRRAAGLPMLILCVVSAEEASKARPLLAHSMQTLLETAKTPLPENWDQTLDLPQVCAVHTLQALVRGSGLGVAVLQFAPAVAILSLTLLSSPCWAMRNAALQLYSSLCSRMLGQRPSSEDGCPTQHGMSPAAFFFHYPALQPFLLGELRGAAQDLQGGPDEAKLHLQPSLYPVLTLLAQLQPGVQDSTETLSDFLPPLLQLSASPIYSVRVMASKALVAMTPPSEYMSILVKLTAQLPSPQNRCCHNRLHGQLLQIKAILERALCTDSAPSAALSEVLSRVDASLWLVTDAQRCPLVRAVYLGVADTLRRFCCETYLSKLSDSLMHDLQTPQTGLQVGLSSFHQQAIHFLCADLNWARQIWNSFSAVSPDLRLSLVAWVVDGRSLQQTILKEVIQRVLQSNLKEALLSHSVEYRRTYLAALVAVMAGGDSSLPQHLPQWAPLEEPVLPECLDLLLGDLEDQRGGPEFLSQALCAASLLLSQCTKMSVLLRWCSILERHRSPDAPEVLRMACAEALCVAGVPLMSHSLNKHSTLPEVMIRLIDTGLYLLQDQNQQVRMKAACFTSMLHHARGGDSRRRVYLMQVNRALPQLLGLLLEECFDGPGTLEVLLSHLPQSDLRSVLREASEMGCSSLYEQDEANVFAEPSVMSAHVLPRLLQMAEKHSESSALAQSLRAWAEQSAAQVADSLAVCKDLQPGETLTPAWLALLMDPHFHSTLCSLFTRAAFLLQLLKTSDDARHLCDPSSLRTTLQEVCSLLSENGVHFAPALIAAVAGELPL, from the exons ATGTTGTCGTTTGAAGAGCTGATGACAAGTCTTCAAGACTGTGTGATCACCGAGCATCAAGCAGCTGAAAATGTCATTCAGACACTCAGGCTCTTCTGTGAGAAACTGTCTGAATCCTCCAG AACCGGTGTGAAAAGATGTAAGGAGCGCTGTTTAGAGGAGGCTGCCCAGCTGCTGAGACAGATTCCAGAGGCACAGCTTGGTGGTTTAGAGGAGAGTCATCTCCTGCTTCTTGTTAGACTCCTCATGTCCGTGCAGCTGCAGGTGGTCAACATCTCCACAGCCTGCCGTAAAGTGGACCAG ATGTTGCAACATTTGGCAAAGGTGGACCACCTGTTGGTTTATAGAGAAACCCATGAATGTTTGCACTCCATGGTCCACGCTGAGCAG ATCTTGTCTTTTGAGGATCTGCAGAGAG CCTGCATGTTCCTGGAAGACAGCACTGCTGGTCGTGAGGTGTTGCGAGGGTCATACCTGTCCTTGCTGAAGAAAGTGTCCGAGTTGTTCCCTGTTGTGTTGCAACAAGAATCCCTGAGAGATGGGCCGATGTGTTATGCTGCTGTCAAG GTGTGCTTGCAAACATTTCAGCTGTTGTCCGGTGAAGTGGCTCCTCTGGTGTGGGACAAGGAGCGTGGGGATCCAACAGTGCAGAAGATCCTGCAGGCTCTCATGGACATAACACTCGGACAG TGCTGCAACAGGGACACTCGTCTTTTGGCAGGCACTGCTGTGGCCATGCTGATCAACACAGcatcagagagcagagctggaggagctgctgcctgGAGTCTGCTACATGTCTCTGACTCAG AGCCCTGGCCGCTGACTGTCGGTGCTCTCCAGGTACAGTGCGCCCCTGCAGGAAAGGACGGAGTGGGGAGGCTGGCTGTGAGCAGGGGCCTCCTGACCTGCTGTCGACCTCACATCTTGCTCAGTTCGCATGCGGACACCACAGAA ACGTGTTTGCTGCTGAAAGGTTTGTTTCCTCTGGTCTTTGCTTTGTGCGAGGCGAAGCTGGATTGCCACTACTTTGCCTTCGAAG TGTTAACGCTGTGGCTGAAGAAAGTTAAAGAATGTCTGGCTGATATCTGGAAGATGACGGGCGTCCGGCTTCTACCTGACGACAGCAGCCTGCAGCAACAGCTCATTCACATTATCTGGACCAATGCAGAAAGCCCA GTGGAAGGTGTGTCAGAGTTTGCACGCAGTGCCTTTTGTCTGCTGCTGGACCTCTATGAGATGGACTGTGAGCAGTTTTGTGACACAAAGAAGACTCTTTACTTCACTCTACTTCAGCGAATAATCAAACTGCCTTGGGAATCCAAAGCCAAATATCATCGCCTTTGTGCCCTACTGCCGTACCTGGGTACTGGCACG GTGCTGGATCAGTACGCTGAAATACCCAGTCATCTCCTGAAGTGCTTGTCAACCAATCACCTCTCACCATGTGGATCAGAGCTGTACAAGTGTCtgatccagcagcagaggagagagctAAGCACCGGCTTGCAAAAGTCTGATTCACACTCGGAGCTGGATCTGGCCGATCAGTGGGCAAAACGCTGGCGGCCAGTCCTTCACAAGGCGCTGACGTCTGACGTGACTCTTCTGCAGAACAACAGCGCGACGCACTTATTACCCTGCACCTTTCAAGTCTTCCCCTCCTCTGTGGATCACCTGTTGGCCTCTCTGGACCCGTACGCCCCAGGCCACCTCCACGCCTGGGCCTGCATCGCAAGCTCTTATCGAGCCACGACCGGAGGCTCCCCCTGGGCTCTGCGAGGCGGCTCCACCCTTGAAACCCTCCAGCTGGCTCTGGGGTCTGCGGATGACAAAGTCCGCCTCGCCGCTCTCaacctcctctgctgcagcccCAAAACCAAAGACACTCCAACCACAGAGGAGATGTCAATAATGAAGCTGTTTATTCCTCAGAACCTGAACTGTGAGTCGTCACCTTTTCGCCAGCATTTTCAGGCTGGAGTGAAGAGGTTTCTTGTTCGTATCAGAGACGGCTGCTTGGCACAGGTCAGAGGACAGAAGGGCAAAAAGAAAGGAGATATGACCGACTCAGAGAGGGCACAGGAGTTACTGGAGCAGGGAATAG gGTTTGTGGAATGGTTGGGTCAGCTTCCATACAGCTATCTGGCGCCGGGACATAATTATCAGAGGAAGAAGACTGCGCTGCTGTTGCTGTCTGCAGTGCTGGAGACCTGCACAGACACCTGGAACCCAGACAAAAAGAAGGGACAACCTCCAG CAAATATGGGGTCTCTTATTAAGTGTGCCACACAAAGAGGACAGTGGGATTTCTTCTGCAGGAGTAAACAGCTGGTCCTCATCAGCTGTTTAGAAGATTCTACAAATGAG aTTCGTGAGCTCGCAGCTGGGTTATTGTTGAGATTTTTCCCACCCAGTTTTCCTGGTGATATCGCTGCAGTGCTGCTCACGCGAACCAAACAGCTTCTGCGCAGCCCTCGGGTGCAGGAGGCTCAGATGGGAGCGCTGATGATGAAGGTCCTCCTTCAGAA ATCACAAGACCAGCCTGAGGACTGCAGACTGAACAGTGACATCACTGTCAGCGGTGGAAGTGACCCCAAGGCTTCCTGCATGGTCAGATTCCTGgtgaaggagctggaggagcattATCTGACAGCTAAGACTGACATGATGCTTGCTGCCAGAGCCAAGCCCATACATG GTGTTGTAAGTGCCCTTCAGAAGTGCATGCTTGAGGCAGGCAGCAGCGTCTATGACACACTTGACCACAGTCTGACCGTGGAGGTGCTGGGCTTGCTGGAAAgcatctctgtgctgctgctgggagtCCTGTATGGAGGCCAGGATGCTTGTGCCACTGAGGAGG ATGCCCCGCCTTCTTTTTGCGACATGGGAAACGCCATCAGCTCACTGATAGCCCAAACATCTGGAGGAGGCCAAGCGGACGGAGAGGAGTGTGTTCTGCTGTCTGAAGAGCACAGCCTCGTTCTCACCTGCTGCTGGGTCTCCCTCAAG gaAATAGGAATCTTTTTAGGTTCTCTGGTGGAGAGAATTCTCTCGGAATCCAAACCCAGCAAGTGCCTTCTAGGAAAAGAGGATCTAAAAAGAGCATCAAAAGTATTCAAGAATATTCTTCTCAAATGTCGTCACTGG GGGGCAGTAGAGGGATGCTGCGTAGGCTTCACCAAGTTCTGTGCCTCTCTGTTGAGCAGCAATGATCCAGAGCTTAGGGATATCCCAGCCCATATGCTGAAACAA GGATTACAGGTTGTGCAGTGCCCGCGTTCTACGTCTGTGACCAGGCGGGCTGCAGGGTTGCCCATGCTCATTCTGTGCGTTGTGTCGGCAGAGGAGGCCAGTAAAGCAAGGCCGCTGTTAGCTCACAGTATGCAGACCTTACTGGAGACGGCCAAGACGCCTCTGCCCGAGAACTGGGACCAAACGCTGGACCTGCCACAG GTGTGTGCGGTTCACACTCTGCAGGCCCTGGTGCGTGGCTCAGGTCTAGGAGTAGCTGTCCTTCAGTTTGCTCCTGCTGTAGCCATCTTGTCACTCACTCTGCTCAGCTCTCCCTGCTGGGCTATGAGGAATGCTGCACTGCAACTTTACA GTTCTCTGTGCTCACGAATGCTCGGCCAGCGGCCCAGCAGCGAGGACGGCTGCCCTACCCAGCACGGCATGTCCCCCGCTGCTTTCTTCTTCCACTACCCAGCGCTCCAGCCCTTCCTCCTAGGCGAGCTGAGAGGGGCAGCACAAGACCTCCAGGGTGGACCTGACGAGGCCAAGCTACACCTCCAACCCTCGCTCTACCCTGTCCTCACTCTGTTAGCCCAACTCCAGCCTGGTGTCCAAGACTCAACAGA AACTTTGTCAGACTTCCTGCCCCCTTTACTTCAGCTGTCTGCCAGTCCTATCTACAGTGTGAGAGTGATGGCCTCTAAGGCTTTGGTTGCCATGACTCCCCCCTCAGAGTACATGAGCATCCTCGTCAAGCTGACGGCTCAACTGCCCAGTCCACAGAATCGCTGCTGTCACAACCGTCTCCACggacagctgctgcagatcaaAGCTATCCTGGAGAGAGCTCTTTGCACTGACAG tgcCCCTTCAGCTGCCCTGTCTGAGGTTCTGAGCAGAGTGGATGCGTCGCTGTGGCTGGTGACTGACGCTCAACGCTGCCCTCTGGTGAGAGCGGTCTACCTCGGAGTGGCAGACACACTAAGAAGATTCTGCTGTGAGACCTACCTGTCAAAGCTCAGTGACTCACTCATGCATGACCTCCAGACACCCCAAACAGGACTTCAG GTTGGTTTGTCATCCTTCCATCAACAAGCCATCCACTTTCTATGTGCAGATCTAAACTGGGCACGCCAAATCTGGAACAGCTTCTCCGCTGTAAGCCCAGATCTGAGGCTCTCATTGGTTGCGTGGGTGGTAGATGGGCGGAGTTTGCAGCAAACCATCTTGAAAGAGGTGATCCAGAGGGTGTTGCAG TCAAACCTGAAGGAGGCATTGTTGAGCCACAGTGTGGAGTACCGCAGGACCTACCTCGCAGCCCTGGTGGCAGTAATGGCCGGAGGCGACTCTTCTTTACCCCAGCATCTTCCTCAGTGGGCCCCACTGGAGGAGCCGGTTCTGCCTGAGTGTCTGGATTTGTTGCTTGGGGACCTTGAGGACCAGCGAGGCGGGCCAGAGTTTCTGTCCCAGGCTCTGTGTGCTGCTAGTCTGCTGCTTTCCCAGTG CACAAAGATGTCTGTGCTCCTGCGCTGGTGTAGCATCTTGGAACGCCACCGGTCACCAGACGCTCCTGAGGTGCTCAGAATGGCGTGTGCTGAAGCTCTGTGCGTGGCTGGAGTCCCACTAATGAGCCACAGcctgaacaaacacagcactCTGCCTGAGGTCATGATCAG GTTGATTGACACGGGCCTTTACCTGCTGCAAGACCAAAACCAGCAGGTGAGGATGAAAGCGGCTTGTTTTACCTCCATGTTGCACCATgcgagaggaggagacagtCGGAGGAGGGTCTACCTCATGCAGGTCAACCGGGCTCTGCCCCAACTGCTGGGCCTGCTGCTGGAGGAATGCTTCGATGGCCCCGGCACATTGGAGGTGCTGCTGAGTCACCTGCCTCAGTCTGACCTCAGATCTGTGCTGAGAGAGGCCTCGGAGATGGG GTGTTCCAGCCTGTACGAGCAGGATGAGGCCAATGTGTTCGCAGAGCCCTCTGTCATGTCGGCACATGTGCTGCCTCGCCTGCTGCAGATGGCTGAAAAACACTCTGAATCCTCTGCTTTGGCACAGAGCCTGAGAGCATGGGCAGAGCAGAGTGCTGCACAGGTGGCAGACAGCCTTGCAGTGTGCAAAGACCTCCAGCCAG GGGAGACGTTGACCCCGGCCTGGCTGGCTCTCCTCATGGACCCCCATTTCCACAGCACCCTGTGCAGCCTGTTCACCAGGGCTGCCTTCCTCCTCCAACTGTTGAAAACGTCCGACGACGCACGACACCTCTGCGATCCTTCATCCCTGCGCACGACTCTACAAGAAGTCTGCAGTCTGCTCAGTGAGAACGGTGTCCACTTTGCCCCTGCCTTAATAGCTGCCGTGGCTGGAGAGCTGCCGCTGTGA